The stretch of DNA AGATACAATGACTGACATTAACATTGGAATTAATGCGGAAGACAGAAGTAATATTGCCGAAGGTTTAAAGAAGTTATTAGCTGATTCGTACACGTTATACTTACAAACTCACAATTTTCATTGGAACGTCACTGGCCCTCAGTTCCGTGAGTTACATTTAATGTTTGAAGAGCATTATCAAGACTTAGCGTTGGCCGTTGATGATATCGCAGAGCGTATTAGAACTTTAGACTTTGTAGCGCCCGGTACATACAAAGAGTTTGCTAGATTAAGCTCAATAGAAGAAGTGGAAGGCGTTCCAGAGGCCGGTGTTATGGTTGATTTATTGACTAAAGGCCACGAACAAGTAGTTAAGACAGCGAGACATGTTCTTAAAATTGCGCAAGATGCTGACGATGAATCAACAGCAGCTTTAGTGGGCGACCGAATGAGAGTCCATGAGAAAAACTCTTGGATGCTGCGAGCTACAAGAAAATAAAGCACTGAAATGATTAAAGCGGCGAAAGCCGCTTTTTTTTTTTGAGAAAATTTTAAAATGCGATTTTTTAACGAGTAAAACAAGTATACACTTCAAAACATAATTTAGCGTCGATTTCCACTCAGAGTGTACTTTATGCTAGCAACATCTTTGCTTACTTTTTTGGCGTCATCTTTGTTGTCATCTCATCAGCCTTTTATCGCTGAGCCGACCGTGCTTCCTCTCGCACAACCCGCATTAATTCTTAAACATAAAGATAGAACCCAAAGTGGTGGTTTTAGCGCGCTTTATTTGACGCCTGACTGCAAAAATGCGTGGTTTATATCTGATTACAGCCAAGTAGACAACGCTGAGTTAGCAAAGCAACCTGTACTTCGTTCACAATGGTTCCAAACCAATAACGAATTTGACGAGGCAGGTAGGATAGTCGATATGACAGTGAAAGCGTCTGGTCAATTAAGAGATTTAAATGGCAAGATATTATCAGGCGCCGCAGAGTCAATAGTGTCATACAAGAACGGGTTTTTAGTCTCACTAGACGATCGTGGCGATTTGTTTTTCTATACGCATATGGAACAGGATCAATTTTCTAGGGAGCTAACATCGTCAAATCCCTCTTGGCAAAATAACAACCCATCCTTGGTTAATCTAGCGCTTAGTGCTAAACCAGTACTTAAGATAGCGCAAAAGCAACTAGGAAAGGGTAATTCGGGTTTAGAATCAATTACGCAATTAAACAGCGGCGAGATAGTTTCTATTTGGGAAAAATTTAAACTATCGGAACCGACCGTACCAGTTCGAGTCGTCAAGCCGTCTGGTGAAGTGATTAATAGCACTTATCAAGCAACCTCAAGTCCCAAAGATGCCGAAACCTTAAAAAGCGGAGACGTAATTGTAATGGAAAAAGACTGGCTTGGTGCGAAAGGCTCTAGGTTGCGTTTAGCCTTAATTAACCCAGAACAATTTGTAAGCGGCACTACAATCACAAGTCAGACATTATTTGATTACACGTCAACGGAGTATGATAATTTTGAGGGTATGGCTCGTTGTACAGTAAAGGGCAGGGAATGGATTTACTTAGTATCGGATGATAACGGTGATTGGCCGCGTAAGGATGTTGAAGACAAAGGTCGAAGTCGGCAGCGTACCTTATTTGTTGGTTTCGAAATTGATAGGCTTATAAATTCACTAAATAACAAATAACAAATAACAAATAACAAATAACAAATAACAAATAACAAATAACAAATAACAAGTATGATGTTGTAAAAACACGGCAACCGTTCTCAGGTTTTCGCTTTCCATTTTACTATTAATTGCGTAGCATTCACGCAATAAAAACGATAATAAACCCACGAGTATTTAATGGCACAGCTTTATTTCTATTACTCTGCGATGAATGCAGGTAAATCAACCACACTTTTACAATCCTCATTTAATTATAAAGAACGAGGTATGGAGCCGGTAATCTTTACTGCAGCCATAGATAATCGTTATGAAGTTGGGAAAGTTACCTCAC from Psychrosphaera aestuarii encodes:
- a CDS encoding Dps family protein; the encoded protein is MTDINIGINAEDRSNIAEGLKKLLADSYTLYLQTHNFHWNVTGPQFRELHLMFEEHYQDLALAVDDIAERIRTLDFVAPGTYKEFARLSSIEEVEGVPEAGVMVDLLTKGHEQVVKTARHVLKIAQDADDESTAALVGDRMRVHEKNSWMLRATRK
- a CDS encoding esterase-like activity of phytase family protein; this translates as MLATSLLTFLASSLLSSHQPFIAEPTVLPLAQPALILKHKDRTQSGGFSALYLTPDCKNAWFISDYSQVDNAELAKQPVLRSQWFQTNNEFDEAGRIVDMTVKASGQLRDLNGKILSGAAESIVSYKNGFLVSLDDRGDLFFYTHMEQDQFSRELTSSNPSWQNNNPSLVNLALSAKPVLKIAQKQLGKGNSGLESITQLNSGEIVSIWEKFKLSEPTVPVRVVKPSGEVINSTYQATSSPKDAETLKSGDVIVMEKDWLGAKGSRLRLALINPEQFVSGTTITSQTLFDYTSTEYDNFEGMARCTVKGREWIYLVSDDNGDWPRKDVEDKGRSRQRTLFVGFEIDRLINSLNNK